Proteins encoded by one window of Primulina huaijiensis isolate GDHJ02 chromosome 1, ASM1229523v2, whole genome shotgun sequence:
- the LOC140980004 gene encoding clathrin light chain 2-like, translated as MASFDAFSTDGESSARPFEDGGSEAYVDYGDSYTTFSSETPPYSAAPYTSSYGDAEEVTVDHVNSSDPFDSNPEPFVQSGPVPISNGNGKSTYDLGEDAEGMFSSDGPVLPPPNQMQEEGLALREWRRQNAIRLGEKEKMEKEMRNQIIEEADEYKKSFYEKRKLNVETNKNINREKEKLYLVGQEKFHKEADKQYWKAIAELIPNEVPNIETRGKKKDQDKKPSISVIQGPKPGKPTELSRMRGILVKLKHNPPPHMLPPPPPPPLPPPAPAKDGKGGKNAKDSKEPGLPTKDPVSNGVPQTSEPVAPAKESPDS; from the exons atggCATCATTCGACGCTTTCAGCACGGACGGAGAATCCTCGGCGCGTCCTTTTGAAGACGGCGGCAGCGAAGCTTACGTTGACTATGGCGATTCCTACACTACCTTCTCATCCGAAACTCCGCCATACTCAGCTGCCCCTTATACTTCAAGTTACGGCGACGCTGAGGAGGTTACGGTGGATCACGTCAACAGCTCCGATCCATTCGATTCGAATCCTGAACCGTTTGTACAGTCAGGTCCTGTTCCGATCTCTAATGGCAACGGGAAATCGACTTATGACTTGGGGGAAGATGCGGAGGGAATGTTCAGCTCGGATGGCCCTGTACTTCCGCCTCCTAATCAGATGCAAGAAGAAGGACTAGCTCTTCGGGAGTGGCGGAG GCAAAATGCCATTCGACTGGGAGAGAAGGAAAAGATGGAGAAGGAAATGAGAAACCAAATCATAGAAGAAGCCGACGAGTATAAAAAATCATTCTATGAGAAAAGAAAGCTTAACGTGGAGACCAACAAAAATATCAACCGGGAGAAAGAAAAG TTATACCTAGTCGGTCAAGAAAAATTCCACAAAGAGGCTGATAAACAGTATTGGAAAGCCATAGCGGAGCTCATACCTAACGAGGTTCCAAATATCGAGACAAGGGGTAAAAAGAAGGATCAAGACAAGAAACCATCAATCTCGGTCATTCAAGGGCCTAAACCTGGAAAACCAACCGAGCTTTCAAGAATGCGAGGAATATTAGTGAAGCTTAAGCACAATCCACCGCCTCATATGttaccacctccacctccacctccccTTCCCCCACCTGCTCCTGCTAAGGATGGAAAAGGTGGGAAAAATGCTAAAGACTCTAAAGAGCCAGGTTTACCTACAAAAGATCCTGTTTCAAATGGTGTACCACAAACATCAGAACCTGTTGCGCCAGCCAAAGAAAGTCCTGATAGCTAA